The Candidatus Micropelagos thuwalensis genome has a window encoding:
- a CDS encoding proton-translocating transhydrogenase family protein — translation MDIEPIIYLLSIFVLAVFVGYYVVWSVTPALHTPLMSVTNAISSVIIVGALIALGVDDGGADAVQNSVARWLGFGAVVLAAINIFGGFLVTQRMLAMYRKKDK, via the coding sequence ATGGATATCGAACCGATAATTTATCTTCTTAGTATTTTTGTCCTTGCCGTTTTCGTTGGATATTATGTGGTTTGGTCGGTAACTCCAGCTCTGCATACACCTCTCATGTCTGTGACGAATGCAATTTCTTCTGTGATTATTGTGGGCGCACTTATCGCACTTGGTGTTGACGATGGTGGCGCTGACGCCGTTCAAAACTCTGTGGCTCGTTGGTTGGGTTTTGGTGCGGTTGTTTTGGCCGCTATTAACATTTTCGGCGGATTTCTAGTAACCCAGCGCATGCTGGCAATGTATCGTAAAAAAGATAAGTGA